A genomic stretch from Kribbella jejuensis includes:
- a CDS encoding NAD(P)/FAD-dependent oxidoreductase, with protein sequence MSVPRVVIVGAGFAGYNAARGLRKYAPDAEIVMINPTDYFLYLPLLPEVAAGLLEPRRISVSLPDRLRGVTLVLGTVTHIDLEDHKVEWLDPEGRPGGIEFDRLVLAAGSVNKLLPIPGVAEYAYGFRSIAEALFLRDHITRQLELAATTADRDERDARCTFVVVGAGYTGTEVAAQGQLFTERVARQLPALRNQPMRWLLADLADRLLPGLHPRMSATADRVLRRRGVEIRVGQSVQYAGVDSLRRTTGEEIATRSLIWCVGVRPDPLVEGLELPTDHGRLQVHETLVVRGRAHVFACGDCAAVPDVTRPGSITGMTAQHAQRQGRLVARNVAASLRGDDLEPYKHHDLGFLVDLGGWAAAANPLNVPMSGPAAKAVTRGYHLYSLPGNRTRTGLDWAVNAVLPPRAVQFGLVGRLNQATSPGTRFSS encoded by the coding sequence ATGAGCGTTCCTCGTGTGGTGATCGTGGGTGCCGGATTCGCCGGGTACAACGCGGCCCGGGGGCTGCGCAAGTACGCCCCCGACGCCGAGATCGTGATGATCAACCCGACGGACTACTTCCTCTACCTCCCGTTGCTGCCGGAGGTCGCTGCCGGGCTGCTGGAGCCCCGCCGGATCTCGGTGTCGCTGCCGGACCGGCTGCGCGGCGTGACCCTGGTGCTCGGCACCGTCACCCACATCGATCTCGAAGACCACAAGGTCGAGTGGCTGGATCCGGAGGGCCGGCCCGGCGGCATCGAGTTCGACCGGCTGGTCCTCGCGGCGGGCAGTGTGAACAAGCTGCTGCCGATCCCGGGCGTCGCGGAGTACGCGTACGGCTTCCGCAGCATCGCCGAGGCGCTGTTCCTGCGCGACCACATCACCCGCCAACTGGAGCTGGCCGCCACCACCGCCGACCGGGACGAGCGGGACGCGCGCTGTACGTTCGTGGTTGTCGGGGCCGGCTACACCGGGACCGAGGTCGCTGCCCAGGGCCAGTTGTTCACCGAGCGCGTGGCTCGGCAGCTGCCCGCCTTGCGCAACCAGCCGATGCGCTGGCTGCTCGCCGACCTGGCCGACCGGCTGCTGCCAGGTCTGCATCCACGGATGTCGGCGACGGCGGATCGGGTACTACGCCGGCGCGGCGTCGAGATTCGCGTCGGGCAGTCTGTGCAGTACGCCGGCGTCGACAGCCTGCGACGGACCACCGGCGAGGAGATCGCGACCCGGTCGCTGATCTGGTGTGTCGGGGTACGGCCCGACCCGTTGGTCGAGGGGCTGGAGCTGCCCACCGATCACGGCCGGCTCCAGGTCCACGAGACCCTTGTGGTCCGCGGCCGGGCGCATGTCTTCGCCTGCGGGGACTGCGCGGCGGTGCCCGATGTCACCCGGCCCGGTTCGATCACCGGTATGACGGCTCAGCACGCGCAGCGGCAGGGCAGACTCGTGGCCCGCAACGTCGCCGCCTCGCTCCGCGGGGACGACCTCGAGCCGTACAAGCACCATGATCTCGGCTTCCTGGTCGATCTCGGCGGCTGGGCGGCCGCGGCGAACCCGCTGAACGTGCCGATGTCCGGTCCGGCCGCCAAGGCGGTCACCCGCGGGTACCACCTGTACTCGCTGCCGGGTAACCGGACCCGTACCGGGCTGGACTGGGCCGTCAATGCGGTGCTGCCGCCTCGTGCGGTTCAGTTCGGCTTGGTCGGCAGGCTGAATCAGGCGACGTCACCGGGCACCCGGTTCAGCTCGTGA
- a CDS encoding ATP-binding protein, translating to MASESTVGLRGRQAECRQLRRLLDAVRRGDSPTLVLSGEAGIGKSALLDYLVSQAEGCHVVRVAGVQAEAELAFAGLHQLCAPLLDHIDQLPEPQRDALRTAFGLSAGPAPDRFLVGLAVLSLMAAGADGDPLVCVVDDAQWVDQISAETLAFVARRLVAESVALVVAIRDPAGTAFAGLPQLEVKGLPAAEARELLAAAIPGPLDERVRDRILAELHGNPLALLELPRGLTYTELAGGFRLPDDHDLADRIEDTFQRRLTDLPRDTRRLLLIAAVEPTGDPALIYRAALTLGITPGVHQLPGFTGLLEWGRQVTFRHPLARSAIRRAASPADLREAHRSLADATDPVSDPDRRAWHLAHAAEGPDEAVAAELERSAGRARSRGGLAAAAAFLERATRLTPDRAEQVRRAIAAATVLLQTGVPNQTLELLAIAEAGPLDELQRAQLDLLRAEAAFATSHGHEAPPLLLAAAHRLERLDSKLARDTYLDALSATTFAGRLAARGGVTPADVAQAARRMPREHAPAKGDLLLDALATLFTDGYRAAAPAAKEMLRAFCGSDLTAEEGLRWLWLAEAIAADLWDDESWDILSGRHVQFAREAGALSQLILALNTRIAFELFTGHYRSAVAHCGEAAVVAETIASSLVPYGALRLAAWQGRRQHARQLLATVTADAAERGEGIGLTVAQSAAALLANSSGDFERALVEARRASECVLELAAPNWGLVELIEAAAYLGRPGIAADAFAQLSELTSASGTDWALGLQARSRALLGHDDDPEPQYREAIARLRRTKVRAELARATLVYGEWLRRRGRRLDAREQLRTAHEMFVLMGAEGFAERARRELAATGEKTRDHAVAGTGRLTARESQIARLARDGLSNPEIASRLFLSPRTVEYHLGNAFAKLGISSRHELNRVPGDVA from the coding sequence ATGGCCAGCGAATCGACCGTCGGACTCCGGGGCAGGCAGGCCGAGTGCCGGCAGCTCAGGAGGCTGCTCGACGCCGTACGGCGTGGTGACAGCCCGACTCTGGTGCTCTCCGGCGAAGCAGGGATCGGCAAGTCGGCGCTGCTGGACTACCTGGTCAGCCAGGCCGAGGGGTGTCACGTGGTCCGGGTCGCCGGCGTCCAGGCCGAGGCCGAGCTGGCGTTCGCCGGTCTGCATCAGCTCTGTGCTCCGCTGCTGGACCACATCGACCAGCTACCCGAGCCACAGCGCGACGCCCTCCGCACCGCCTTCGGACTGTCCGCCGGACCCGCGCCGGACAGGTTCCTCGTCGGGCTGGCAGTGCTGAGCCTGATGGCAGCCGGCGCCGACGGGGACCCGCTCGTCTGCGTGGTCGACGACGCGCAGTGGGTCGACCAGATCTCCGCCGAGACCCTGGCGTTCGTCGCCCGGCGGCTGGTCGCGGAATCGGTCGCGCTCGTCGTGGCCATCCGGGATCCGGCTGGGACTGCCTTCGCCGGGCTGCCACAGCTAGAGGTGAAGGGTCTGCCCGCCGCGGAGGCGCGCGAGCTGCTGGCCGCGGCCATCCCGGGTCCGCTCGACGAGCGGGTACGAGACCGCATCCTGGCCGAGCTGCACGGCAACCCGCTGGCCTTGCTCGAGCTCCCCCGCGGACTGACCTACACCGAGCTGGCCGGCGGATTCCGGCTCCCGGACGACCACGACCTGGCCGACCGGATCGAGGACACTTTCCAACGCCGGCTGACGGACCTGCCACGCGACACCCGCCGGCTGCTGCTGATCGCGGCCGTCGAGCCGACCGGGGACCCGGCCCTCATCTACCGCGCCGCGCTCACCCTCGGCATCACCCCCGGCGTACACCAACTGCCTGGCTTCACCGGACTGCTCGAGTGGGGACGGCAGGTGACGTTCCGCCATCCGCTGGCACGTTCGGCCATCCGCCGGGCAGCGTCGCCGGCGGACCTGCGCGAGGCTCACCGGTCGCTGGCGGACGCAACTGATCCGGTCAGCGACCCTGATCGGCGCGCCTGGCATCTCGCGCACGCCGCCGAGGGACCCGACGAAGCGGTCGCGGCCGAGCTGGAGCGCTCCGCCGGCCGGGCGCGCTCGCGCGGCGGGCTGGCCGCGGCTGCGGCGTTCCTCGAACGTGCGACCCGGCTGACACCGGACCGCGCCGAGCAGGTACGACGGGCCATCGCCGCCGCCACTGTGTTGCTCCAGACCGGCGTACCGAACCAGACACTCGAACTGCTCGCGATCGCCGAGGCCGGTCCGCTCGACGAACTCCAACGGGCCCAGCTCGACCTGCTGCGGGCGGAGGCCGCGTTCGCCACGAGTCACGGCCACGAGGCTCCCCCACTGTTGCTCGCGGCGGCCCACCGGCTGGAGAGACTCGACAGCAAGCTCGCCCGCGACACCTATCTGGACGCGTTGTCCGCCACCACGTTCGCCGGACGCCTTGCCGCTCGCGGCGGTGTCACGCCCGCCGACGTGGCCCAGGCAGCACGGCGAATGCCTCGCGAGCATGCCCCGGCCAAGGGCGACCTGTTGTTGGATGCCCTCGCCACGCTCTTCACCGACGGGTACCGCGCTGCCGCTCCCGCCGCGAAGGAGATGCTGCGCGCTTTCTGCGGTAGTGACCTCACCGCTGAGGAGGGTCTGCGATGGTTGTGGCTCGCCGAAGCCATCGCCGCCGACCTGTGGGACGACGAGAGCTGGGACATCCTGTCCGGCCGCCATGTCCAGTTCGCCCGCGAGGCCGGCGCGCTCAGCCAGTTGATCCTCGCGCTGAACACCCGCATCGCCTTCGAACTGTTCACCGGTCACTACCGATCGGCCGTGGCGCATTGTGGTGAAGCCGCTGTGGTTGCCGAGACGATCGCGAGCAGCCTCGTACCGTACGGCGCCTTGCGGCTGGCGGCCTGGCAAGGTCGTCGGCAGCACGCCCGCCAACTGCTCGCGACGGTGACCGCCGACGCGGCCGAGCGAGGTGAGGGCATCGGCCTGACGGTCGCGCAATCCGCGGCGGCGCTGCTCGCCAACAGTTCGGGTGACTTCGAACGCGCGCTCGTCGAGGCGCGGCGAGCGAGCGAGTGCGTGCTGGAACTCGCGGCGCCGAACTGGGGTCTGGTCGAGCTGATCGAGGCAGCCGCCTACCTCGGTCGTCCCGGCATCGCGGCCGACGCCTTCGCCCAGTTGTCGGAGCTGACGAGCGCCAGTGGGACCGACTGGGCCCTCGGACTGCAGGCCCGGTCCCGCGCGCTGCTCGGTCACGACGACGACCCGGAACCGCAGTACCGCGAGGCGATCGCGAGATTGCGCCGTACCAAGGTCCGCGCGGAACTCGCCCGGGCGACGCTGGTCTACGGCGAGTGGTTGCGCCGCCGGGGACGCCGGCTCGACGCGCGCGAACAGCTGCGCACGGCGCACGAGATGTTCGTGCTGATGGGCGCCGAGGGATTCGCCGAGCGGGCCAGGCGGGAGCTGGCCGCGACCGGCGAGAAGACCCGCGATCACGCGGTGGCCGGCACCGGCCGGCTGACCGCGCGGGAGAGCCAGATCGCCCGGCTGGCTCGGGACGGACTGTCGAACCCCGAGATCGCGAGCCGGCTGTTCCTCAGCCCGCGGACGGTCGAGTACCACCTCGGCAACGCGTTCGCGAAGCTCGGGATCAGCTCGCGTCACGAGCTGAACCGGGTGCCCGGTGACGTCGCCTGA
- a CDS encoding Gfo/Idh/MocA family protein, which yields MSVNDQKLRVGVVGLGFAGRTALEAFSELPDVEVIALAGLEKDTLTSLGEKHGVPHLYEKWEDLLETPGLDAVSVGTPTQLHAPIALAALNKGLHVLSEKPLARTVAEGTAMVEASKKAGRVLKVVFNHRERGDVAALKHQIDEGKLGRIYYAKAHWMRRNGIPGMGGWFTNRELSGGGPLIDLGVHILDMALHLMGEPEISTVSADTFAELGPRGRGSASTPDRPTVDTLGSKFEVEDLATAYLRLKGGGALQLETSWATFRAPGDNFGIELFGTEGGAKIEVQNYTTTDTLRIFTDVAGVPAEVKPATGAGLGHRAVVREFVRIVQSGEWEGQNGSEALLRTEIIDACYASAKAGREVVLHD from the coding sequence GTGAGTGTGAACGATCAAAAACTGCGGGTCGGGGTCGTTGGACTGGGTTTCGCCGGGCGTACCGCGCTGGAGGCGTTCTCCGAGCTGCCGGACGTCGAGGTGATCGCGCTGGCCGGCCTGGAGAAGGACACGCTGACCAGCTTGGGCGAGAAGCACGGCGTACCGCATCTGTACGAGAAGTGGGAGGACCTGCTCGAGACCCCCGGTCTGGACGCGGTCAGCGTCGGTACGCCGACGCAGCTGCACGCCCCGATCGCGCTGGCGGCGCTGAACAAGGGCCTGCACGTCCTGTCCGAGAAGCCGCTGGCCCGCACGGTCGCCGAAGGCACCGCGATGGTCGAGGCCTCGAAGAAGGCCGGCCGGGTGCTGAAGGTGGTCTTCAACCACCGCGAGCGTGGTGACGTCGCGGCGCTGAAGCACCAGATCGACGAGGGCAAGCTCGGCCGGATCTACTACGCGAAAGCGCACTGGATGCGCCGCAACGGCATCCCCGGGATGGGCGGCTGGTTCACCAACCGGGAGCTGTCCGGCGGTGGCCCGCTGATCGACCTCGGCGTCCACATCCTCGACATGGCGCTGCACCTGATGGGCGAGCCCGAGATCAGCACGGTGTCCGCGGACACGTTCGCGGAGCTCGGCCCGCGCGGCCGGGGCAGCGCGAGTACGCCGGACCGCCCGACCGTCGACACGCTCGGGTCGAAGTTCGAGGTCGAGGACCTGGCGACGGCGTACCTGCGGCTGAAGGGCGGCGGCGCGCTGCAGCTGGAGACCAGCTGGGCCACGTTCCGCGCGCCCGGCGACAACTTCGGCATCGAGCTGTTCGGCACCGAGGGCGGCGCGAAGATCGAGGTACAGAACTACACCACCACCGACACGCTGCGGATCTTCACCGACGTGGCCGGCGTACCGGCCGAGGTGAAGCCGGCCACCGGCGCGGGCCTCGGGCACCGTGCGGTCGTGCGGGAGTTCGTCCGGATCGTGCAGAGCGGTGAGTGGGAAGGCCAGAACGGGTCCGAGGCGCTGCTGCGGACCGAGATCATCGACGCCTGCTACGCCTCGGCGAAGGCGGGACGAGAGGTTGTACTCCATGACTGA
- a CDS encoding ThuA domain-containing protein — MTDPIRVTVWGENVHEGRDETVRKVYPDTMHGTIAAALRDRLGSEVVVRTATLQDPEHGLTEEVLADTDVLTWWGHAAHGDVDDAIVDRVQQHVLSGMGLIALHSAHFSKIFIKLMGTTCSLDWRAENDRELIWTVAAGHPIAQGIPHPLVIEREEMYGELFDIPQPDELVFVSSFSGGEVFRSGCCYRRGQGRVFYFRPGDQEYPTYHQPEVQQIIANAAKWAAPVVPRQLPTVHHRGTPNWFEKA; from the coding sequence ATGACTGATCCCATCCGCGTCACCGTCTGGGGCGAGAACGTCCACGAGGGCCGTGACGAGACCGTCCGCAAGGTCTACCCGGACACCATGCACGGCACCATCGCGGCCGCACTGCGCGACCGGCTGGGCAGCGAGGTGGTCGTCCGGACCGCCACGTTGCAGGACCCGGAGCACGGACTCACCGAGGAGGTGCTCGCGGACACCGACGTACTCACCTGGTGGGGGCACGCCGCCCACGGCGACGTCGACGACGCGATCGTCGACCGGGTCCAGCAGCACGTACTGTCCGGGATGGGCCTGATCGCGCTGCACTCGGCGCACTTCTCGAAGATCTTCATCAAGCTGATGGGGACCACGTGCTCGCTCGACTGGCGGGCCGAGAACGACCGGGAGCTGATCTGGACGGTCGCGGCCGGGCACCCGATCGCGCAGGGCATCCCGCACCCGCTGGTGATCGAGCGCGAGGAGATGTACGGCGAGCTGTTCGACATCCCGCAGCCGGACGAGCTGGTCTTCGTCAGCTCGTTCTCCGGCGGCGAGGTGTTCCGCTCGGGCTGCTGCTACCGCCGCGGCCAGGGCCGGGTCTTCTACTTCCGCCCCGGCGACCAGGAGTACCCGACGTACCACCAGCCGGAGGTCCAGCAGATCATCGCCAACGCGGCGAAGTGGGCCGCACCGGTGGTCCCGCGGCAGCTCCCGACCGTCCACCACCGTGGCACACCCAACTGGTTCGAGAAGGCCTGA
- a CDS encoding phosphomannomutase/phosphoglucomutase has product MADVAGIFKAYDVRGIVPDQLDESVARATGAAMVEVLDVLAGPGAVVVGYDMRPSSPALAAAFAEGVTSTGADVIDIGLASTDQLYFASGRLDLPGAMFTASHNPARYNGIKLCRAGAAPVGSDSGLRDIADLVAKALTEPASTGAATGHVTHKDLLTAYADHLHDLVDLSGIRPLTVVVDAGNGMGGHTVPAVFADGPVTIVPLYFELDGNFPNHEANPLDPKNLVDLQAKVREVGADLGLAFDGDADRCFVVDEKGDPISPSAITGAVAVRELAKHPGATILHNLITSKAVPELITEHGGVPVRTRVGHSNIKQKMAETDAVFGGEHSAHYYFRDFWRADTGMLAALHVLAALGEQDRPASELFAEYERYVASGEINNTVADAAATVAAIEDTYSGVEGVTVDRLDGLTVSAGQWWFNVRASNTEPLLRLNVEAADRAGMERVRDEVLALITGSREN; this is encoded by the coding sequence ATGGCTGATGTTGCGGGGATCTTCAAGGCGTACGACGTTCGCGGGATCGTGCCGGACCAGCTCGACGAGTCGGTGGCCCGGGCGACCGGGGCGGCCATGGTCGAGGTCCTGGACGTGCTCGCCGGCCCGGGCGCGGTCGTGGTCGGCTACGACATGCGGCCCTCCAGCCCGGCCCTCGCGGCGGCCTTCGCCGAGGGCGTGACGAGCACCGGCGCCGACGTGATCGACATCGGCCTGGCGTCCACCGACCAGCTGTACTTCGCGTCCGGGCGGCTCGACCTGCCCGGCGCGATGTTCACCGCGAGCCACAACCCGGCGCGGTACAACGGCATCAAGCTGTGCCGCGCCGGCGCCGCCCCGGTCGGTAGCGACTCCGGTCTGCGGGACATCGCGGATCTGGTCGCGAAGGCGCTGACCGAGCCCGCGTCGACCGGCGCGGCGACCGGGCACGTCACCCACAAGGACCTGCTCACCGCGTACGCCGACCACCTGCACGACCTGGTCGACCTGAGCGGCATCCGCCCGCTGACCGTGGTCGTCGACGCCGGCAACGGCATGGGCGGCCACACCGTGCCGGCCGTGTTCGCCGACGGGCCTGTGACGATCGTGCCGCTGTACTTCGAGCTCGACGGCAACTTCCCGAACCACGAGGCGAACCCGCTCGACCCGAAGAACCTGGTCGACCTGCAGGCCAAGGTCCGTGAGGTGGGTGCCGACCTCGGCCTGGCCTTCGACGGCGACGCCGATCGCTGCTTCGTGGTGGACGAGAAGGGCGACCCGATCTCGCCGAGCGCGATCACCGGCGCGGTCGCGGTCCGCGAGCTGGCCAAGCATCCGGGGGCGACCATCCTGCACAACCTGATCACCTCCAAGGCGGTCCCGGAGCTGATCACCGAGCACGGCGGTGTCCCGGTCCGGACCCGGGTCGGGCACTCCAACATCAAGCAGAAGATGGCCGAGACCGACGCGGTGTTCGGCGGCGAGCACTCCGCGCACTACTACTTCCGCGACTTCTGGCGCGCCGACACCGGCATGCTCGCGGCGCTGCACGTGCTCGCCGCGTTGGGCGAGCAGGACCGCCCGGCCAGCGAGCTGTTCGCGGAGTACGAGCGGTACGTCGCGTCCGGCGAGATCAACAACACGGTCGCGGACGCGGCGGCGACGGTCGCGGCGATCGAGGACACCTATTCTGGCGTCGAGGGCGTGACCGTCGACCGTCTGGACGGGTTGACCGTGTCGGCGGGACAGTGGTGGTTCAACGTCCGTGCGTCGAACACGGAGCCGTTGCTGCGGCTGAACGTCGAGGCCGCGGACCGGGCCGGCATGGAACGCGTCCGCGACGAAGTACTGGCCCTGATCACTGGTTCGAGGGAGAACTGA
- a CDS encoding Trm112 family protein codes for MAVNLDPDLLSILVCPKCRSEFRVDDEADELICTNAGCALAYPVRDDIPVLLIDEARDTREPAATES; via the coding sequence ATGGCAGTCAATCTGGACCCGGACCTGCTGAGCATCCTGGTCTGCCCGAAGTGCCGCTCGGAGTTCCGGGTGGACGACGAGGCCGACGAGCTGATCTGCACCAACGCCGGCTGCGCGCTGGCGTACCCGGTCCGCGACGACATCCCGGTGCTGCTGATCGACGAGGCCCGGGACACCCGCGAACCGGCGGCCACGGAGAGTTGA
- a CDS encoding SIS domain-containing protein, with the protein MSTFDDTRLDDPAALEAADGLLRRLAMAGARIRAELEASADVLSTLESDGFRPRAVVAAGRDARLVRAVLEPVCPVPFLAWPGPGLPGWAGPLDLVIVLGGAAEDTDAVSAAGEAVRRGCGLMVAAPEDSPVAIASAGLRHAIRLPSQSDDQLAAAVAVLQALHQMELGPEVDHKAVAALLDDVAIECSPNNDVSSNPAKELALVLADALPLVWGGSVLAARAARRVVEALRLASGRPALAADAGHLLPVLNQPPRDLFADPFDTPAELRPALIILDDGIEEVGVAEHRRKLESKAEAHDVRVHTITQANGTDVARYAALTQQGRYAAAYLGIGLGRHGMPTVDDPFEPRNPSEDPAW; encoded by the coding sequence ATGAGTACTTTCGACGACACCAGGCTGGACGATCCGGCGGCGCTCGAGGCGGCGGACGGGCTGTTGCGCCGGCTGGCGATGGCCGGTGCCCGGATCCGGGCCGAGCTGGAAGCGTCCGCGGACGTCCTGTCCACATTGGAGTCCGACGGCTTCCGGCCGCGGGCTGTGGTCGCGGCCGGCCGGGACGCGCGGCTCGTCCGGGCGGTTCTGGAGCCGGTCTGCCCGGTGCCGTTCCTCGCCTGGCCCGGTCCGGGGCTGCCCGGCTGGGCCGGCCCGCTGGATCTGGTCATCGTCCTCGGCGGTGCCGCCGAGGACACCGATGCGGTATCGGCCGCGGGCGAAGCGGTACGCCGTGGTTGCGGGTTGATGGTCGCGGCGCCGGAGGACTCGCCGGTGGCGATCGCCTCGGCAGGTCTGCGGCATGCGATCCGGCTGCCGTCGCAGTCGGACGACCAGCTGGCTGCCGCCGTCGCCGTACTGCAGGCCCTGCACCAGATGGAGCTCGGTCCCGAGGTCGACCACAAGGCTGTCGCGGCGTTGCTGGACGACGTGGCGATCGAGTGCTCGCCCAACAACGACGTGTCGTCGAATCCGGCGAAGGAGCTCGCGCTCGTGCTGGCCGACGCGTTGCCTTTGGTCTGGGGTGGCTCCGTACTGGCTGCGCGGGCCGCTCGGCGCGTGGTCGAGGCGTTGCGGCTGGCCAGTGGCCGGCCGGCGCTGGCCGCTGACGCCGGTCACTTGCTGCCGGTGCTCAACCAGCCTCCGCGGGACCTGTTCGCGGACCCCTTCGACACACCGGCGGAGCTGAGGCCGGCGCTGATCATCCTGGACGACGGGATCGAAGAGGTCGGCGTCGCCGAGCACCGCCGCAAGCTCGAGTCGAAGGCGGAGGCGCACGACGTCCGCGTGCACACGATCACGCAGGCGAACGGCACGGACGTCGCGCGGTACGCCGCGCTCACCCAGCAGGGCCGGTACGCGGCGGCGTACCTCGGGATCGGCCTCGGCCGGCACGGCATGCCGACCGTCGACGATCCGTTCGAGCCGCGGAATCCCTCGGAGGACCCGGCGTGGTAG
- the manA gene encoding mannose-6-phosphate isomerase, class I produces MVVPLQNTIRDYAWGSPTALPKLLGVEPTGKPQAELWMGAHESAPSVLPSGDSLYDAVSADPAAVLGEETAERFDGRFPFLAKLLAAAQPLSIQAHPSREQAIDGYQRDEAAGIPRDAADRNYKDAWPKPEILIALEPFDALVGFRPLDRTVALLDALQPEGFAELTDLLRNGKLREAFTDFMSRDRDAIRPLVAALGAAVAQGADGFALECETLAKLCADFPDDPGVLAALLLNRVRLQRFEAVYLPAGNVHAYLNGLGFEVMANSDNVLRGGLTPKHIDVPELVSVVDFEPLADPVLTATPDGVYDTGCEYFAIHRVDLTDGERTVDGVGPRIVCCVDGTVDAVGKESAVKLSAGQSAFLSGPEGPCTLRGSGTAFVVSAS; encoded by the coding sequence GTGGTAGTCCCGCTGCAGAACACGATCCGCGACTACGCGTGGGGCTCGCCGACCGCGCTGCCGAAGCTGCTCGGCGTCGAGCCGACCGGCAAGCCCCAGGCGGAGCTGTGGATGGGTGCGCACGAGTCCGCGCCGTCGGTGCTGCCCTCCGGCGACAGCCTGTACGACGCGGTGTCGGCCGATCCGGCGGCGGTGCTGGGGGAGGAGACGGCTGAGCGGTTCGACGGCCGGTTCCCGTTCCTGGCGAAGCTGCTCGCGGCCGCGCAGCCGTTGTCGATCCAGGCGCATCCCTCGCGGGAGCAGGCGATCGACGGCTACCAGCGGGACGAGGCGGCCGGTATCCCGCGGGACGCCGCGGACCGGAACTACAAGGACGCCTGGCCGAAGCCGGAGATCCTGATCGCGCTCGAGCCGTTCGACGCCCTGGTCGGATTCCGGCCGCTCGACCGGACCGTCGCGTTGCTGGATGCACTGCAACCTGAAGGATTCGCGGAACTGACCGACCTGCTGCGCAACGGCAAGCTGCGCGAGGCGTTCACCGATTTCATGAGCCGCGACCGGGACGCGATCCGTCCGCTCGTGGCCGCGCTCGGCGCGGCCGTCGCGCAGGGTGCTGACGGTTTCGCGCTCGAGTGCGAGACGCTCGCGAAGTTGTGCGCGGACTTCCCGGACGATCCCGGCGTCCTCGCGGCGCTGCTGCTGAACCGCGTGCGGTTGCAGCGGTTCGAGGCGGTGTACCTGCCGGCCGGCAACGTGCACGCATACCTGAACGGGCTCGGGTTCGAGGTGATGGCGAACTCCGACAACGTCCTGCGCGGCGGCCTGACGCCCAAGCACATCGACGTACCGGAACTGGTCTCGGTGGTGGACTTCGAGCCGCTGGCCGACCCGGTGCTGACGGCGACGCCGGACGGCGTGTACGACACCGGGTGCGAGTACTTCGCCATCCACCGGGTCGATCTGACCGACGGCGAGCGCACGGTCGACGGCGTCGGGCCGCGGATCGTCTGCTGCGTCGACGGCACGGTCGATGCCGTCGGCAAAGAGTCTGCCGTGAAGTTGTCCGCGGGTCAGTCCGCGTTCCTCTCCGGACCCGAAGGACCCTGTACCCTGCGTGGTTCCGGCACGGCCTTCGTCGTGTCCGCATCCTGA
- a CDS encoding cation diffusion facilitator family transporter has translation MAGGGNKAVVAALLANAGIAITKFAAWALTQSASMLAEAIHSTADCGNQVLLLVGSKRAKRAADELHQFGFGRERYVYSFIVSIVLFSVGGLFALYEGYHKVHDPHGIDSWKWVPVVVLVLAITMEGFSFRTAIVEANKVRASVPWVRFVRNARAPELPVILLEDFAALTGLVLALIGVALTLATGNGVFDGLGSMAIGALLVCVAIFLAIEMKSLLLGESATRESQQKIVAAIENTPGVQRLIHIKTLHLGPEEVLVAAKLGVEPTTDAAVVAETIDAAERAIRAAEPMAAHIYLEPDVFHENYVPDERPAVPEAPSH, from the coding sequence ATGGCTGGTGGCGGGAACAAGGCCGTCGTCGCGGCGTTGCTGGCGAACGCGGGCATCGCGATCACCAAGTTCGCCGCCTGGGCGCTGACCCAGTCGGCGTCGATGCTGGCCGAGGCGATCCACTCGACCGCCGACTGCGGCAACCAGGTGCTGCTGCTGGTCGGCAGCAAGCGGGCCAAGCGGGCGGCCGACGAGCTGCACCAGTTCGGCTTCGGCCGGGAGCGGTACGTCTACTCGTTCATCGTGTCGATCGTGCTGTTCAGCGTCGGCGGTCTGTTCGCGCTGTACGAGGGGTACCACAAGGTGCACGACCCGCACGGCATCGACAGCTGGAAGTGGGTCCCGGTCGTGGTGCTGGTGCTCGCGATCACGATGGAGGGCTTCTCGTTCCGGACCGCGATCGTCGAGGCGAACAAGGTCCGCGCGTCGGTGCCCTGGGTGCGCTTCGTCCGCAACGCCCGCGCGCCGGAGCTGCCGGTGATCCTGCTCGAGGACTTCGCCGCGCTCACCGGCCTGGTGCTGGCGCTGATCGGCGTCGCGCTGACGCTTGCCACCGGCAACGGTGTGTTCGACGGCCTGGGCTCGATGGCGATCGGCGCGCTGCTGGTCTGCGTGGCGATCTTCCTGGCGATCGAGATGAAGTCGCTGCTGCTCGGCGAGTCCGCGACCCGCGAGTCGCAGCAGAAGATCGTCGCCGCGATCGAGAACACCCCCGGCGTGCAGCGGCTCATCCACATCAAGACGCTGCACCTCGGCCCGGAAGAGGTACTGGTCGCCGCCAAGCTCGGCGTCGAGCCGACCACCGACGCGGCCGTGGTCGCGGAGACCATCGACGCCGCCGAACGCGCGATCCGCGCCGCCGAACCGATGGCGGCCCACATCTACCTCGAACCGGACGTCTTCCACGAGAACTACGTCCCCGACGAGCGCCCCGCAGTCCCCGAGGCCCCCTCGCACTGA